The nucleotide window ATGATCGAGGGGGCCGGCGGCCGTTTTGTGGTCATCCTCAATGTGTCCAAGCTCGTCCTGCATCGGTCACATTATTGCCGACTCATCGGTAAGTGTTCAACAAATTGTCAGGTGCTGATTTGAATCCTTGTTCAATTGCATGTGGCCTGTAACACAGGGTTGAGTGCACATTACCATCACACTGCCATGTAAATTTTGTTGGTACGCAATCAAGCTGCTACAGTTCTATTTATAGTTTATTTGGCCATTTTGTCTTTGTTGTCCATGGTCAGATCATGGTTTATAGGCTTGATCATTATGAGTCAGTAAAGTGAGAATGAGCAGCAATGATTTATTTACCTAATCATGCCATCAAGTTTTTAGTATCACTATATTATTTATGCTAATTCTTTCAACATTACTGTCATTGTTGATGACTCTGAAAGGTAAAGAGAAGTGTTAAAGAATTCATCTTCCGCTTTGGCAAGAGACCTCGCCGGCTCCGCCGATGTCTACGCGGTCGTCATCCTTGACCACTGTTTAGTGCCACTGCCCTGCGGCTTCTATGACCTCGGTTGGGCTCCTCTCGTGGCTCCTTCACCCTCCAGCTGCAGGTGTGCTTCTCTGTTTGTGTAGCGCACGTACAAGTGCACCGTTGGGGCGTCAATCAGGTGTTCAGCGGCATGTCGAAGCAACTCTCTGGCCAGAACCACAACTATGTGCGCTCCAGGTAATGCAATCTGTCAATTGGGTTACACTAGGAGGAAGAGATGTGCACAAGAACTTTCCTTCCTAGGTGGTTGCCGGTCTTCTGGATTGGTTTGGCTGCTATAAAAAAGTAGAACCAGTTCCACCAAAATAGATAGTTTATTTGTATCAACAGCTGACTTTTATGTGCAATCCTACGGAATGGTGAGCAAAAGCCATTTGGCGGGATAACACTAATATTGTGAAACCTTGGCCACCCTGGATGAAGCTGGAGCCAACACCGAGCCCCCATATTGGTAGCTGCAATAACGGATGGCCATGTATGAATCTGTCAATTCTAGCTGATTGTCTTCTAAGGATAAATGGAACTGCTACCTTTCCTCTCTCCAGCAAACTATTAGACCCTGCTTGTAACTATTTTTCATCTTGGTGTGATTTATAAGGGAGGCCATGCCATTAGATTTTTGTTATTACATGCCGTGATGACCCTTATTCATTGATGTATAGTGTTGTATGTGGTTAATTCCCTAATACGGTAGTCACACTTCTCCAGATTTTCCTTGGTCAGAAATCTGACTTTTGGACTGATTGTAGTCAATCTGAATTAGTGAGGTTCTTTTTTCCAACTGTCCATGTTCAGTTCTCCACATTATCATGCATTTTCTTTGGTTTAAAGATGTCACGATGTTCACCAAGGCAGAGAAGAAATGTTTTGAAGTTGTCCCTTCAATTGAAAGAAGTATGACTTGGTCCTTAGTGCCTATGCAGACATGAAAACGGGAGGTCGAGAGGTTTAAATATGTCATGATGTTTTCCATTGTAGATATCCTGCTTCAGGTACTTGCCTGATAACTCACAATTTCAACACTGAAGTTACTAATTTGTAAGACATGCCCTCTCTCATTCAATGATGTCCTGAAATTTTCACACAAAGCTTTGTAATCTTGCCAAGTAATAATGCTAATTTTTAGAGAACTTCAAATGGCATGCCACCATTTGCAATGGTTGTGATGTAGTGATAATTAATAAACTAGAGGCCTTCTAAATATTCTAAAGTTTCATATCTAAGAGCATATTATATTTCTCGTAAACAACTGCAGTTAAGCTTCTATCCTCTTCCTGTCTTGAAGGAATTATCTGTTGAGTAAGCTACAGTATCTTTGTTTGACTAGCTAGGCTGTGTTGCATACATGTAAAAAGTGATGCTTCTGTGGCTTCTTCCATTTGTATATGTGTTGAAGCTCTTTGGTATTTTTTAAGATATGAACTCTTTTGTTGTTTGACTAGCACAAGGCTCCAAGAGCCCACATTTCTGCATGTATATATTTGTTGTATATCCTTTGCTCGTTTGCCGACTATAATCATCAGAAGGTAATACACGGCAGCTGAATTCTCTCGATAGACTTCGCCTTAGTCATCTGCTGAAGCAAATTCCGCCTACCTTATTCCTCGAGAGTTTTTCAACTAAAATTGCTATCCGAAAAAATGAAACCCCAATAAAACTGAAACTTGCCATCTAAACAGAAAGTTGCCATGTTTCACAACTAAAGTTGTCATAAAAAAACATCAGGGCGAAATTGCTTTGTGCCATATATGTGGCACTTATGAGGGtccaaaaaagaagaaaagaggaaAGATGAAAAGAATGGAACGATGAATGTAGTCACGTGAGGTTTGCTGGCAGAGTGGTTGGTGCATTGTAGCTCGTAGCAGGAGGTCGCCTGTTAGAGTCGTAGTACGCACTTCTTGATTTCATTAGTGCGCGCGGCCTGTGAATTTTACCCCAGGCTATAAAGCCCCTCCAGATGAAACCCTATAGATGTAGTATGACTCTTAATAGTGTATCCTTGTAAAAGTCAGTGTGTTGGGTTATTTTTTTGGTGTGGTTAGAGAACTAGACTCCATTTTGCACGAGGGTTTGAGTTTTTCCTAAACCTTTGAGAGGCAGAGCCATGGAAATATTTTGTGCTCTCATTCCTTTGGATGGAAGCTCTAACTTTTCCTCTGTGTTTCCAATAAGCTACTTTCTTCGAGATTGTGCAATGAAGGATTTTGATGGTAAGGGATCATAGAGCCTGGGGTGACTAGCATTAAGATAGGAAGGCGGTTGCCGCCCTTGTCCCTTGTTGCTGGGTTGCCACGGTGGCATCAATCACTGGCTCATTTAGAACAAGAGTTAGTGGTTTTTTTATAAGGGTGATGGCTGAGAGTAAGCGGGACGGGTGTTGGGATTGGTCTGTTGCATGCGTGAAATTATTTCCCCGCTTTAGAAAATATGGCAAATTGTGTTTCATTAGAGATTGATTTGCAGCAAATTGCATGAGCGGGTGGTTCATGCATTTTTCATCAAGTCGTACATTTTTCTGGTTATGACATAACGGTAAATGTATTGGTTGGTTGCTTCAAGACTCAATAACAGACACTATGAAATGGCTCAAGAGAGATCAGATCTACCTTCTTGGCTGGGGGCGTTATGGGTGGCGCACACCTCGCCCCCCTTGATGGCGGTAGTGGATGGGCACGAACACGAGGGGGGATCAGGGCGGAGAGCAGGGTGGTTGGCGGGGGACTCATCCTTGGCAGTTCGTGGGAGAGTACGGTGTGAAGAAGAGAGGGCGCCATGGCGAAGGTGAGGTAGGCGTCATCCGGTTATAAAGGAGAGGAATCCAATGAGAAATGTCCCGCTACGGCGGAAACTGGGCAGAAAGTGAAAGGTCCGACAAAAAAGGAAGGGTGCGTCGTGGAAGGGTGTGTTGTGGGGTGAGGTTTTTTTGTTGGGACCGTGGGTTGAAGATAACACGGTGGATAGTACAAACAACCAcatcaaccccccccccccccccccccccccccccaacacacacacacacatatatatggGCATGATTTTGAGGAGTCTGGACTGTCCAGACGGTTGGATTTTAGGAGCCCGCGGGCCGCCCGAATGATGTCCAAACATGACTGCACATATAATGAAGAAATGAATTTCGATCTTAAAGATGACCCTAatcatttattttatttatttacatgcaTTATAGCCCATAGCAACACACGGGATTCTACTAGTAAATGTAAGTGCACGAGTAGCTGTCGCATGGAAATTATTGTCGTCACGGCCGAGAGTGCAATGCACGCAGTCACTGCAAGATCACGGACGGAATCAACACGGCCTGTTATGCGTAGGCTGGCAGCATGCATGCGCTCGTTGCGCAGGACAAAGTTCACGGTGGGCATGCATGCATGGAGCTCGCTTTCGGACAGCGACGTCCGTCGACCCGTGTGTCGTCGTACGCGTACAAATGTCCTGATCGGACAAGGTCGGTCGACGTCGACGCCCATTTACCCTCGAATCTCGTGTGCAAAGTCTCGCGCGCGCACTAGCCAACTAGCGATCGAGTTTACGACCTCTGGATCGATCGTGCTCCCCACGTCCCCGGGCCATGCCGCTTGATTTAAACCACCACGCAGGCACCCCATCCCCCGGCCTCTCCAACGAGTCTCAACCTCCTTATCCAACGATCCGCTGGACGGGACTAACTAGGCTGTCACATCCCTTCCATCTACCACAACCAACGGCGTCGGCGATAATGGCCGCCTTGCCGCAGCTGCTTCTGATCCTCTTCCCCGCGGAGGTTGCCGTCCTGACCCTGCTGCTGGCCTCGGCGCCGGGAGCGCGGGCTCACGCCTCCTCGTCCTCGTCATCGGCGACGTACCGCTGCGGCTGGTGCCCGCGCAGGTCCACCGCGTCCATCCTCCCTCCCGGCGCCGGCGCACTGACCGGTGCCGCCTGCGGGTATGGTGGCCAGGCGGCGGAGATGGCCGTCGACGGGGGGTTCCACATTGCGGCCGTCAGCGCCAGTTTCTTCCGCGGTGGCCGGGCCTGCGGCGCCTGCTACCAGCTGATGTGCAGGGGACGGAGCGCGTGCGCGGCGGGCGGCGTCAAGGTCATCGTCGTCGCCGACGTGGCAGAGACGAACATGACCGGTGGTGGTGCCGGTGGGCGGTTTCTGCTCACCAAGGACGCCTTCGCCGCCTTGGCGACGCCAGACCGTAACGCCGAGCTCGCGGACGCAGACGTCGACGTGGACTTCAGGAGGATTCCCTGCGTGTACAAGAGCAAGAACTTGGCGGTTAAAGTGGAGGAGACGAGCAGCAGGGACCGGGGTTACCTCGCCCTCCGCTTCCTCTACCAGGGCGGCCAGACCGACATCGCCGCCGTCGAGGTTGCGCAGGCGGTCACCGGTTCCAGCGGCACCAACAACGACGCAGCACCGTTGCAGACATCCTGGCAGTACATGACCCGGCGCGAGGCGTCCCCGTCGATGTGGCGCACGTCGCGCGTGCCGGCCGGTCTGCTGCAGCTCCGGCTTGTGGTCACCGCGGGCTCCGGCGGCAAGTGGCTGCGCGCCGACGAGGCGGTGCTCCCCGCGAATTGGCAGCCCGGCGCGGTATACGACACCGGCCTGCGCGTCACCGACGTCGCCGCAAGCACCTGCGGCGGCGCCTCCTGTTCCTCCACGGACGAGGGCGACGACGCCGAGCAGCTCCGATGACACGCTTCCCGGCATGCATGATGCATCCACCACGGACCGATCGATGGTCCATTGGAGCCAGCCCGCACGTCAACGGCGACGCCGCGCATGCAGATCTGCACCGGCCAGCCGCCGGAATATCGGTCGATGCTGCATGTACACTGTACAGAGACGTGTACATCGCAACGTacgacatgcatgcatgtgtgcacGGCCGACGACGAGTTCCGGTTAGGACAAAACCTCCATGGTCCCGCTCTAAACAGAGGATGTTGGCGCGTAGCTTCACGTGTGGAGGGAAGGGACTAATGCAGAGAAGAACATGTAGATGGCTCTGTTCAGGTCTTGGAATCACATGACAGCACTACTGTTTTGGCTGCTCGTCCTCTTCCTCTTTGGAATAGTAGGAGAGTATTATTGTAGGTTGATTGCATGGGCTGATTAAGATTGATCAGTTGCCGACTAAGACTAAGTTAACTGTATTGCATTATGTTGTGCTGTGTTTATTTCATACTTTTTTCGTAAGAAATTAATGGAAACAATTGAGAAAAACTAGATACCCCGCATGTTGCTGAGGGATGTTTCGCATCAAGTATGAATGAGATGTTGTGGCACAGTTGAGCAGATTGCAATCAGACAAATACTCATGAACTATTGATATGCTCGGTTGTTTACCAAGCTCAAAATAATATTTGCATCTATAATGAACAAACTGAAAGAGTTTCTTGTTGTGCAAATCCATACATCAAACTAAAAGAGGTATGAACCAAATCCACACATCAAAACACTTGCCGAAAATCATTTCTTGCCTATCCGGTTGTGGGCCAATAGTAAACTCTCCTAATAAAGAATGAACATATCgccggacaaagggaattgtatatgggattaactgaatcctcgacatcgtggttcagaCCGATAAAAATCTACGATGAATGTGTGGGAGTtcatatgggcatccaggttccgctattgattattgatccgagaggtgtctcggtcatgtcggcatgttctcgaacccgtaggatcacACACTTAAGGTTCTCGGTAACGCTAGGGTAGTATTGGGATATTCATACTGACGAGACTGAATATTGTTTGGAGTCTCAGATGGGATCCGAGACAtcacgaggagctccggaatggttcagaggtaaagatttatatatggaaagtgtTTTTCAGGGTTTTGAAAAAGTTAGGGAATTTTTTATAGAGTACCGAGAAGGTTCAGGGGTTCCACCGTGGGGCCCAATGACCTGGGAAGGGCCCACATGGACCGAGGAGTGGGCCAACAACCCACATGGGTTGGTCGCACCAGCTCCCAAGGCCCATGTCATTTAAATCTAGAGATAAGGTCTTACATCTAAATTTAAAGGGTTAAATCTAGAGATAATATCTTATCTCTAAATTTAAAAGGATTTCTCCCTTGTGGCTGGCCCTAGGAGGGTTTTGGCAGCCCCTCCCTGCCCCCTAGCCTATATAAAGAGAGGGGAGGTGCATGGGGACGGCGACCCATCCATTGCTAGCCTGCCTCTCCCATCTCCCTCCACCTCCTCTCCAGTACGAGCTTAGCGAAGCCCTGACGGAATTTCGCTGCCACCACCACAACCACGCCATCATGTTGGTTCAGATCCCATCTACCTCTTATCCCTCGCTTGCTAAATCaaaaaggaggagacgtcaccaAGCCGTACGTGTGCACATCTCGGAGGTGCCGTTCGTGCGGTACTCGGATCGGATTGGATCATGAAGGAGTACGACTACGCCAACCACGATCTCTAGATCGTTAACGCTTTCGGTCTATAAGGGTATATAGACATACTCCACTCTCGTTGTTAGCATCTTCATACATTAGATCTTGGGTGTtccataggatttttttttgttttccatgcaacttCCCCATCAGTGAGTAATCAAAATCAGCTGCAATCTCCTCTCCTTTCCTATTCTACGACGTTGGTGTGTACACGGGTGGGAATTTTCATGCAgtacgtgttggggaacgtagcagaaattcaaaattttctacgcgtcaccaagatcaatctatggagtaatctagcaacgagggaaggagagtgcatctacatacccttgtagatcgctaagcggaagcgttcaagtgaacggggttgatggagtcgtactcgtcgtgatccaaatcaccgatgatcctagtgccgaacggacggcaccttcgtgttcaacacacgtacagcccggtgacgtctcctacgccttgatccagcaaggggggaaggagaggttggggaagactccatccagcagcagcacgacggcgtggtggtggtggaggagcatggtactctagcagggcttcgccaagcaccgcaagagacgaggagggagaggggtagggctgcgccaaggagatgttctcgtgtttctggcagcccaaaacccccactatatataggggaaagggaggggctgcgcccccacctaggtttccacccctaggggtggcggccagccctagatcccatctagggggcggccaaggggggagagagggggggcgcaccactaggtgggccttaggcccatctgagcctagggtttcccctttttcccttctctcttcgccttgggccctggtgggggggcgcaccagcccacctggggctggtcccctcccacacttggcccatgcagccctccggggctggtggccccacttggtggaccaccgggacccttccggtggtcccgatacattaccgataaaacccgaaacttttccggcgaccaaaacaggacttcccatatataaatctttacctccggaccattccggaactcctcgtgacgttccggatctcatccgggactctgaacaacattcggtaaccacgtatatctatttcctataaccctagcgtcatcgaaccttaagtgtgtagaccctacgggtttcgggaaccatgcagacatgaccgagacaactctccggtcaataaccaacagcgggatctggatacccatgttggctcccacatgttccacgatgatctcatcggatgaaccacgatgtcaaggattcaatcaatcccgtatacaattccctttgtctagcggtacgatacttgcccgagattcgatcgtcggtatcccgataccttgttcaatctcgttaccggcaagtctctttactcgttccgtaacacatcatcccgtgatcaactccttggtcacattgtgcacattatgatgatgtcctaccgagtgggcccagagatacctctccgttacatggagtaacaaatcccagtctcgattcgtgccaacccaacagacactttcggagatacctgtagtgtacctttatagccacccagttacgttgtgacgtttggcacacccaaagc belongs to Triticum urartu cultivar G1812 chromosome 7, Tu2.1, whole genome shotgun sequence and includes:
- the LOC125520315 gene encoding expansin-like A4, whose protein sequence is MPLDLNHHAGTPSPGLSNESQPPYPTIRWTGLTRLSHPFHLPQPTASAIMAALPQLLLILFPAEVAVLTLLLASAPGARAHASSSSSSATYRCGWCPRRSTASILPPGAGALTGAACGYGGQAAEMAVDGGFHIAAVSASFFRGGRACGACYQLMCRGRSACAAGGVKVIVVADVAETNMTGGGAGGRFLLTKDAFAALATPDRNAELADADVDVDFRRIPCVYKSKNLAVKVEETSSRDRGYLALRFLYQGGQTDIAAVEVAQAVTGSSGTNNDAAPLQTSWQYMTRREASPSMWRTSRVPAGLLQLRLVVTAGSGGKWLRADEAVLPANWQPGAVYDTGLRVTDVAASTCGGASCSSTDEGDDAEQLR